A region from the Drosophila ananassae strain 14024-0371.13 chromosome 2L, ASM1763931v2, whole genome shotgun sequence genome encodes:
- the LOC6501389 gene encoding COX assembly mitochondrial protein 2 homolog gives MHTDLSAHLHTPACNKLIEELQACHQNHAFAKFVGVCNSIDDKVVKCLKGERIARSAANRAKARERQQQYKDKLSQEHQ, from the exons ATGCATACGGATCTCTCGGCCCATCTGCACACACCCGCTTGCAATAAACTGATCGAAGAGCTTCAGGCCTGCCATCAGAAT CACGCTTTTGCCAAGTTTGTTGGCGTTTGTAACAGCATCGACGACAAGGTGGTCAAGTGCCTAAAGGGAGAACGCATAGCCCGATCGGCAGCCAATAGAGCTAAAGCCCGTGAACGCCAGCAGCAGTATAAGGACAAACTTTCGCAGGAGCACCAGTAG
- the LOC6501390 gene encoding protein Abitram, producing the protein MTASVEDPLEKFYFEPEEQTICGQPVSSITDSFDVNYPSVVDRFFTRYYYFKGKVPYQVLYHSNRICLICLAPGHPAFTQGISSVNFDVGNVDRSQNVVKGKAKRGGMILQAESTLALLTTENGETYKVPSCIRGKLVEVNTALVVQPKLLEQLPEGAGYFAILLPKIENCDAIKASLLTQEQYEERLKIKEEVDT; encoded by the coding sequence ATGACCGCTTCAGTGGAGGACCCCTTGGAGAAGTTCTACTTCGAGCCCGAGGAGCAAACAATTTGTGGCCAGCCTGTCAGCTCCATAACAGATAGCTTCGATGTAAACTATCCCAGCGTCGTGGATCGCTTCTTCACCAGATACTACTACTTCAAGGGCAAGGTCCCCTACCAAGTACTATACCACTCGAATCGCATATGTCTTATTTGCCTGGCTCCTGGCCATCCTGCTTTTACCCAAGGCATATCGTCGGTTAATTTCGACGTTGGTAACGTAGACAGAAGCCAAAATGTGGTAAAAGGCAAGGCCAAAAGGGGTGGAATGATACTCCAAGCGGAATCCACTCTAGCCCTGCTCACCACCGAAAACGGAGAAACCTACAAGGTTCCCAGCTGTATTCGCGGAAAGCTGGTTGAGGTAAACACTGCTTTGGTGGTACAGCCGAAGCTTCTGGAGCAACTTCCCGAAGGAGCTGGTTACTTTGCCATTCTTCTCCCAAAAATCGAGAACTGTGATGCTATCAAGGCGAGTTTGTTGACTCAGGAGCAGTACGAAGAGCGTTTAAAAATTAAGGAAGAAGTGGATACGTGA
- the LOC6501391 gene encoding protein BCCIP homolog, translating into MSASKQKKLNDMEVDPNGNESSSSDDDDDDEPHPEAYRGNEEVEIDFEGRAPVDPDAQGISQLLQRLFLRAHINCNQMADLIIAQNYVGSVICQCDDDEPVSETDDDNMVEDGTVFGITSVLNLTAKKDQPSIAQLRTYLLDRAKTHASESVQQQLKELLDNEQRHVGFLINERFINIPAQISVPLLQNLQQEIDAAKAKKMKFDFGSLFLLVKFYRKEAKKGKPAEDNYTNAEDELLSDRAKISFEYSVASETDSGMSGDWLEGDAVMTPYRKLLVLEAKQLPQLINDIQSFINGE; encoded by the exons ATGTCTGCAAGCAAGCAAAAGAAACTGAATGATATGGAAGTGGACCCTAACGGTAACGAATCCAGCTCAAGTGATGATGACGACGATGACGAACCGCATCCAGAAGCTTACAGAGGAAACGAG GAAGTTGAAATAGATTTCGAAGGCCGTGCCCCGGTGGATCCAGATGCCCAGGGTATCTCCCAATTGCTGCAGCGCCTGTTCCTGCGAGCCCACATCAATTGCAACCAAATGGCTGATTTGATTATTG CACAAAACTACGTAGGAAGCGTAATATGCCAGTGCGATGATGACGAGCCCGTTAGCGAAACGGATGATGACAACATGGTAGAGGATGGCACAGTTTTCGGAATCACCTCCGTTCTGAATTTGACGGCCAAGAAGGACCAGCCCAGTATTGCCCAGCTGCGCACCTACTTACTGGATCGAGCCAAGACACATGCCTCGGAAAGTGTTCAGCAGCAGTTAAAAGAACTTCTGGACAATGAGCAGCGGCATGTGGGATTCCTCATCAACGAACGTTTCATTAATATCCCAGCACAGATCTCGGTGCCTCTTCTGCAGAACCTGCAGCAGGAAATAGATGCCGCCAAGGCTAAGAAAATGAAGTTTGACTTTGGCAGTCTGTTCCTTCTGGTTAAGTTCTATCGGAAAGAAGCGAAGAAGGGCAAACCGGCTGAGGATAACTACACCAACGCCGAGGACGAGCTACTTTCGGACCGAGCCAAGATATCCTTTGAGTATTCAGTGGCTTCGGAAACAGATTCCGGCATGTCTGGGGATTGGCTGGAGGGCGATGCTGTCATGACACCCTACAGGAAACTGTTGGTCCTGGAGGCCAAGCAACTACCGCAACTAATCAATGACATTCAAAGCTTCATCAATGGTGAATAA